One segment of Bacillus alkalisoli DNA contains the following:
- a CDS encoding dihydroorotate dehydrogenase electron transfer subunit yields MKKAWMTVVGQKNIAKNIYEMTLEGELVSFMKQPGQFVHIKVGEGIDPLLRRPISIAKINKENSRFTITYRVEGKGTKVLSKKVVGDRVDVLGPLGNGFDIHSIPTGETALIVGGGIGVPPLLELSNQLNTRGVKTIHVLGFQSETDIFYEQEFLNLGETYIATVDGTFGTKGFVTNVLEELNPTFHTLLSCGPTPMLKALEMKYEDRNVYLSLEERMGCGIGACFACVCHTQEDPTGFSYKKVCTDGPVFKAGEVVL; encoded by the coding sequence ATGAAAAAAGCTTGGATGACGGTAGTTGGTCAAAAAAATATTGCAAAGAATATTTATGAAATGACTTTAGAAGGGGAACTTGTTTCTTTCATGAAACAACCTGGACAATTTGTTCATATTAAGGTCGGAGAAGGGATTGACCCTCTTCTCCGTCGTCCAATAAGCATTGCTAAGATAAATAAAGAGAATAGTAGATTTACGATAACGTATCGAGTAGAAGGTAAAGGAACAAAGGTCTTATCTAAGAAAGTAGTTGGGGATAGAGTAGACGTGTTAGGTCCACTTGGGAATGGATTTGATATCCATTCCATTCCAACTGGTGAAACAGCCCTTATTGTAGGTGGCGGCATTGGTGTACCACCACTATTAGAACTATCCAATCAGTTGAATACTCGTGGTGTCAAAACTATTCATGTTCTAGGATTTCAATCTGAAACTGATATTTTTTATGAACAAGAATTTCTTAACTTGGGAGAAACATATATAGCTACTGTCGATGGAACATTCGGTACGAAAGGGTTTGTGACTAATGTGTTGGAGGAGTTAAATCCAACGTTCCACACGCTACTATCTTGTGGTCCTACACCGATGTTAAAAGCATTAGAGATGAAATATGAAGATAGAAATGTATACTTGTCCCTTGAAGAACGAATGGGATGTGGTATTGGAGCGTGCTTTGCTTGTGTTTGTCACACACAGGAAGATCCAACTGGTTTCTCTTACAAAAAAGTATGTACGGATGGACCAGTATTTAAAGCAGGGGAGGTAGTTCTATGA